The DNA window tgtaaaatttaaagaatataCAAACTTTATGATCCATTGAACTGAGAAGGGAAAGGGAAACAAAAAAGAGTCAAAAAGCAACAAGGAATCAATCTTACCTTTTGTACTCTAGCTTTTCTTAATAAGATGTCATTTTTTATGTACTACTTTAAATTacatatgaaaaaattatttaatttttatataaaatttggcaTTAGaggtttaatttttgaaaattataattgtaaaaatacctacataaaaagaaatttaaaataatacatttgaaatttttttatattaatatatcatGTTACAAATTACATGCATAATATGTTCAGCGATACcagtatttatcaaaaaattaaaaatattaaacacaaAACACCTAAATAacaaaatcatatatatatggTAATAATACGCATAACATCTATATTATATCATGAATAATGTTATTAAACCAACAAATCTAATCCACCTTATTGTACCACCTGACGTGATAATAAACGAGTGAATCAATTTAAGGTAAAATTGGAAGCATATATACTTTTGGATAGGGGTGagcattcggtcggttcggtcaaaaCCGAACTGACACTCctttaaccgaattaaccatTCGACCGAATAGtcttaaccgaaccgaccgaataagGTTTTTGAACCAAAACCGAATCCACCGAATTAGAAaggaaaataaatttgaaaaccgAACTAACAGGATAGATTGATTAATTTGGCTGGTTCCGTTAAAACCGGAAAATTATGaggaaaaattttaaaaaataaaataaaaattcaaaaatttggtTATTCTCTTTCTCTCAAATTTCAAATCTCCacctttttattttctctcaaaactcaatttttttttctttttttagatcTACGAGGACAAGTCACCGTCTTTTAGATCTACAAGCACAAAAAACCGTCGTTGATTGCATTAGAAACGTTCACCATCGTCGTCTTTCTTTCGGTGGTTTGTGTTCAAGAAAAATCCATCGTCGTTGTTTTTTCTCCACTGGTGTCGTCTTTCTTCCGATGGTGTTCACTAAATTTTCATCGTCGTTGTCTTTTACTCCGTCGTTTTTATgatgtttatattttaataagacTGTAatctagttttttttatatacagaTTATTGTTTTAGATCTCTTGTTTTTTGGTTCATATaatctattattattttaaatctcaTGTAACTATCTTATATCCCAATTTATTTTCATGCTACTGACTTTGTATGCAACGAATTGATTTATagttttcttataaaaattgtattataaaTACACCAAGTACTGATACATTTACtctaaaaatttcataaagaAAACACTATAAACATATCATGAGGCATCATAAAAACAAGATAAGACAGTACTAGAAAATAACAAATTACCGACGGAAAAATCCTGATTTAGCGCCGGATtccaacctttttagcaacagaAAATTGATTTAGCAACACCATTTCAGCTTTTCTAAAATGTTGTTTTCTAATAGCAAGaacaccataaatatactataaaaataactattaaaacACCATATAAAATAcacaaccaaaaataaaaaaaatggatgaaaaaacgttaaagttagaaagtaaaaaaatatttttataattaaaaaactaaaaaaagtaattattataaatgaaaaaaatatgagtTATAAACATGTCAAAAAACGGGATAGAGAGGTAAATGGACTATAAAACGAGATATTTTAGacaaaaatttcttttttatttgtggaTTAATTAATTGTAAAAGTAAGTGAAGAGattcaattatattttatttttattaattaaactttttgaCCAGCATGTAGATATTTTTAGCACGATTCACATAAACTCCAACTCAGATTGATTATCATTTTAGTATATGATATAGATGAAAAAtgatttatagtttttaatAGCAAATATATTTTGTCTAGATAAAAACACATTCTACAATCTATGTTCACGTATATTTACTCAAACTGTCAAACATCTTATTTTATATGTCAGTAGAACTATATATTAAGTTTTATAACTATTTATGATATTGACAagatgaatatttttataattctaaaatgAATACCTTCAACATTTAGTCAtggttaaataatttaaaagtatgTATACAGTGATTAGATTGGATGGATAACAATAAAAAAGTAATATTCTTGatgataaaaatgaaattggAAGAAGAATAAAGAAGCAGAATAACAAGTGCTGTAATAAATCAAACTCACAGATCATTGCTAAAGCCAAATGGAATATTAAAAAATGGTTATGATTATGGAAGATAATTAGATACGCAGCAAAACAATTGACaaatgtaatatacaaattcGATGATAAGAAGTAGTTAAAGATTTAACGTATCAACTCTTTATTCTAATATTCATACTAATGATGTGGCAATAAGATCTCTGTTCCACTCTTAAagtataattttcttttattttacttGGAAAGAATTATTTGgaaattttagtttttgttaaaaaaaataaattgtaagcatatacataaatataatattatagtaGAAATAGTTCATGAgcgaaaaaataataatcttttcaagaaaaataaaagcacGAAAAATTTACGTGATTCGACAAATAATTATGTTCATAAACGACAAAAACAAATGTTCATTAATgaaatcaaaattacaaaaaaatgatggattttAATATCTGAAAATTTTTACAgctcaaattaattttaaaaattcaacaaaaataaataattaaactcaAGTTGTTGGCTTGAACGGTATATTTTCGATAGttgttttttgtaatttttttcaacCATCGCCCATTTTTCTTACAATAGTTATATGAAGCGATTTTGTATTTAGAATTtttgttatcataatttatcaTCTTTACACTAATACTTATTGTAATAGAGTGATAACCAGAAATCTGGCTAGTATTTTCAATAAGTTTTTTTCTCAATAAGTTccttttagaaaaaaaattgattgaacTGCCACCACTGAAAACGTATAACTAAAGgattaatagtaaaataaattcaaaacattACTGATTATAGcgattttatctaaattttttaatttatataataccagcctaattttaacattttattgtaattttaactaattatttCCCATCAATATACTTGTTCCAATTTTCAGTTAAAGTTATAAATTAACTATCAATGGGGTTGGTCCAAGTGGTGAGCGGCTTGATATTGCTTAAagaaggtctcgggttcgagtcttgTAAATGTAGAAAATCCCCACTtgaagactcacccaccatgccaggtgcgcgatgcgggtcggatccggattagtcagggcgaaactctgaaaaccggatgggcttaccaaaaaaagttataaattaacTCCGTAATGATAAAACTTATTtctcataattttaaaattgaacttctaatattaaaaaaatacaaaataacgTTAAAATTCAGTTATAAATTCATTAACTTTTTCGatgattaaaaaaacaaatttgaagCTAAAAATGATCGGAAAAAACAAACGAAGTTAATAGGTATTGTATTGaggtgaaaaattaaaaaaaattgaattgactGAAAAGAATTGCTAAAATTACAACGGAATGTCGAAATTAAGCTATTATGATAAAagcttaaaattttaaataaagttgCAACAACCCACaaagatttggatttaatttataGTTAGATCAAATTTTCACCAGATTATTTATACTCAAAAGGTAATGAGTGAAGAGATAAGAggatggctaccgtcaataacaaaatcaaaccattaACAACCGCcgagaaaaaaataagaaaaaagctCGAGAAAGAAAAGAGAGAGGTGTCCATGAGAATACTAATGAAAaatattgtttatattatattttgcaCTTATAATTGCactctaaaatattaaatttatctctttttctcttgaaaaaaattcaaataaatccttcatatttaacatatattctaaatagccTTTAATGTTGTCCCACAAATTCAAAAACTAATAATTATCATATTTAAACGCCTTCGAATATGTCGCCGCCCTCATCCGATTCCGCCACCTCCCTCATTTATCCCTGTTTCCGCCGTCCAACACGCCGATCTTCTTTCTCAAAATGAACTCAAAACCTAATATAGGTTCATCTAGCAAAACACGAAACAATTCTAGTTCGTTTTCCACGAGGGAGACTAATCAGAGTTGGTTTTCTtccatataggaacatgaattaGAGTTCGTCTTCCTCAAGACGAATCACATCGGGGCTATTGTGGTTGGAATGTTGGAGTGAATATAacagtttttaatttatttaaaaaaaatttaaaaattaattatatttgtaataaatttattcggatttaattaaatttttaagtttattataattttaagttagatttaaaaatgaaggacttatttaatttttttaaaatgaaaaaaatatttttttttgaatggtTTCGTCTCTTGAATAAATGAATCGCactattaaattgaaaatttaaggtAGAACATaaagtgaaaaatataaataggaTAAAACtaacaattttatatattaagtcaaaatagaattgaaaagagactaaaaaatagattatttttaGACCATTTTGCCACCAATAATTGaaatttagatatatttttttgacaacgttatgaaatattttatataataaccataaaagtattttttaccAAGCCAgctgtaaatattttattaatgagTTGTACATGTAATATTACACATCAGATTTACGGAATAATTAGTCATCAAAATCCagataaaatgggaaacgttttagTGATGGCAGATAACTAACTAATTAATGAATCAATAATTATGACTCCAATTCCATAACTCTAGTGGCACTTTCGTAAATCAAACGTAAACACTTAACCAAAAAAAGGAAAACGAAAAATAAACACGCACGCCAATCGCGTAAAAAAAAACGTTCAGTGGCACAAGCGTAAATAAGGCAGAAAACAGTACGAAATTGGTAACGAAAATAACAAACTCGACCGCGGTTTGCCATGCACACAGCGCAGTGCTACTGCGCTTATCTCTGACATGAAAACGTCAAACGAACAGAGAAAATATTGACAGCGATTTGATATTTATCTTGGTTGTCAAATTTTACAAATTCAGTAATTATTCATTATTatggtaattaattaattaataatcctcattttttaatttaaggagatttaattatataaaatattgaaatttagacGAGTACTATTTACACCGAGCTCATTATGCagtgtaaattaaaaaaataaaatttagactGTCATATTTGATAAtgaattacaaattaaaaatcagCTCGGTTTGCtatgattttattaaaaacgctaaaaatttggattaattggtttgaatttgaaacaaaagCATACGTGATCCGAATCATTAAACGTATTAAACCATAAAAATGGTcggttcaaattttaattacaagttctttttaaagttataaaaatccacatttagtataattatattttgttattcttctaaaagaaattatatatattatatactattacattatataaaatatttatttttattgaagcgATTCAGCCGGTAATTATAGCAATTCAACCGTGAACGAATGGCCGATATTGGTTAAGTCATGAGTTTGATTTTGATGTAAATAtctttaaattaacaaatttattgTAATGAtcgaaatttatatataattttagataattaaatatatatatatatagcaggTGTAAACTTGAATGGATAAATGAGAGAAGATATTTAGATGTTGAAGAAGAGTAGAAATCCAagtaaaagtaaaaaagaaGAGAGTCAAAAACGGGATTCTACGATCAAAAAGTTAGATAATTTAATCCTAATACTAATACTAATACTCATACTAATCCAACTCTAATGGATTTTTAGGGTATCATCTTCTATAAATACCCTCTCTATATCCCTCACTCTTTTCATATCACAATTTCAATCTCTCCAACTTtctcataataataataatcccaACATGGTCAGCCTTCATTCCGTCGTCGGCATTATCGGTACGTTAAGCTCGTTCGTGAGTCCGttcgtttttgtttttttttacgatattcattaattaattaatccgtTGTTGTTTTTTCTCTAGGGAATGTCATCTCCTTCGGTCTTTTCCTCTCGCCAATGTAAGCAAAAATACTGAATCCGAAacttgtttttcatatttagaTCAATGGCTGAATAATTATTAACTGATTTCTTGATTATTAGACCTACGTTCTACCGTATTTTCAAGAAGAAAGACGTGGAGGAGTTTCAGTTTTACCCTTACGTAGCCACTGTACTGAACTGCATGCTCTGGATTTTCTACGGTCTGCCGTATGTGACCAAAGATAATATTCTGGTCGTCATCATCAACGCCATTGGTCTTTTCATTGAGCTCGTTTACTTGTCCGTGTTCCTCTTCTACGACAAACACAACCGTGGCAGGGTCGGTATAATcgttcatttaattaattaatcgtATTTGATtagatattaataattaattaacatctGGGTTCGTTAATTCAGAAGCGGGTGTTTACACTTCTCGCCGGCGAGGTGGTTTTTATGGTGGTGATAATCGCCGTAGCCATGTTAGCCATTCCCAGGATTAAAACAAGGGGTCTTGTTGTTGGGATTTTTTGTGATATTCTGAACGTGATGATGTACTTTTCGCCGCTTCTCATCATGGTAAGCTTGGACTCAATTGATTAATTTCGAGTTCAATTGGGTATGATTTGGTTGAAAATTGATTGTTTGTGGGTTGAATTTGAAACAGAAAAAAGTTTACAAGACTAAGAGTGTGGAATTTATGCCCTTCTATCTATCACTGGCTAATTTCTTGAATGGGGCTTGCTGGTTTATATATGGACTCCTCAAACTTGATATTTTCATATTGGTAAGTCAAATTTATTGGACTGGATTGTAGTGAAAATAAGTTGGTGATAtgatttgtaattgttttttttttggttgatGCAGATTAGCAATGGACTCGGAGCTTTGGGCGGGTTGGCTCAACTGGGTCTGTACTGCTGGTACAGAATCTGGTACCCGTATAAACATAGAGGTGATGCTGATGGTAAAATTGTGAAGCCTGCTGGGATTCAGCTTTCTACTGCAAATCCAGTCTGATCCAACTTCAAATTTCCAGTTTTACTCTGTTTTTTTAGATTTTcagtagtttaatttttatttttattatttcagttTAGTAGGATAGACAAATTTTGGTGTGATTTtgctagttttttttatttttttggttttatgcATCCAATTTCTAGTTTTGGGATAAATTTTGAGAATATTGTAAATTGGGTTTTAGGGTTTATGTTATGAGGATAATCCAGTTGCCGATGGCAATGATTTTTGGACTAATTGTTTTTGATATTGGCATTATATTTTATCTTCTGTTTTTTTCACTCTAATTACAAGTAGGATTGCACAAAGTCGAACCGGACCGTAAAATCAATTCTAAACCAAATTGTAACTATTAGTAAATATGGTTTGCTTCGatttgtaattatattaaagTGTTTGGTTTAGCTTggtaatttataaaactaaaaaaatcaaaagaatgagactggataaaaaaaaaatcaatacctACAATTATACTCTTTTGGTCATGATTCTGTTATTGTAGTTGGTACAATATTGATAAAGAAAATAGTTGGTACAATACGCTAATAaagatcaaaaaataaaaaagtttagttTTTCAACTGTACCGAgcttttcaatttaaattggCATAATTcgaatttattatttgatttggtttgatttgaaaatttaataattttcggttgatcgattttgg is part of the Mercurialis annua linkage group LG3, ddMerAnnu1.2, whole genome shotgun sequence genome and encodes:
- the LOC126671721 gene encoding bidirectional sugar transporter SWEET7b-like — translated: MVSLHSVVGIIGNVISFGLFLSPIPTFYRIFKKKDVEEFQFYPYVATVLNCMLWIFYGLPYVTKDNILVVIINAIGLFIELVYLSVFLFYDKHNRGRKRVFTLLAGEVVFMVVIIAVAMLAIPRIKTRGLVVGIFCDILNVMMYFSPLLIMKKVYKTKSVEFMPFYLSLANFLNGACWFIYGLLKLDIFILISNGLGALGGLAQLGLYCWYRIWYPYKHRGDADGKIVKPAGIQLSTANPV